Genomic segment of Acidobacteriota bacterium:
AGCACCGCATGTTGCTTGAGGCAAGCTGGGAGGCGCTGGAGGATGCGGGCATCGCGCCGAAGACGCTTGCGGGCGGGCAGGTAGGTGTCTTTGTCGGCGTGACGACGTCGGAGTATGCGCAACTCCAACAGAGGATCACGGCGCGAGAGAAGCTGACGGCGTACGTGCTTCAAGGCTCGGCGCTGAATGCAGCGGCGGGGCGGCTCGCGTATTTTTATGGGTTGAATGGGCCGTGCATGGCGATCGATACGGCCTGCTCATCGTCGCTGGTGGCGATCGACCGGGCGTGCAAGAGCCTGCAACAACGCGAGACATCGCTTGCGATCGCGGCAGGCGTGAACCTGCTGGCTGTTCCCGATGGGCTCGTGATTGCATCGCAGTGGGGGATGCTGTCGCCTACAGGGAAGGTGAGTGCCTTTTCGTCATCTGCGGATGGGTTTGTACGAGGCGAGGGGTGTGGAGTTTTGTTGTTGAAGCGCCGCGTGGAGGCTTTGCGGGATGGGGACCGTGTGTTGGGGTGGTTGTTGTCGAGCGCG
This window contains:
- a CDS encoding polyketide synthase; amino-acid sequence: MADGTGAISADKQTLLALRALRQRVEELEAAEREPIAIIGMACRFPGGADTPEDFWRLLQERRDAVSEIPRERLDLESVYDPKPQTPGKTYSKWAGVLEAPGSFDAEFFGISPREAVSMDPQHRMLLEASWEALEDAGIAPKTLAGGQVGVFVGVTTSEYAQLQQRITAREKLTAYVLQGSALNAAAGRLAYFYGLNGPCMAIDTACSSSLVAIDRACKSLQQRETSLAIAAGVNLLAVPDGLVIASQWGMLSPTGKVSAFSSSADGFVRGEGCGVLLLKRRVEALRDGDRVLGWLLSSA